Part of the Niallia alba genome is shown below.
CCCTCGCAAAATGGATGGATGGTATGCCTCCTTCATTAATTCATTTAAACGGAACATAACTCTCTGCTTTAAATAAAATAATTGTTCCTCTACTTCCATTTTGAATTTTCCTAAAATATCTTGAAAACTTTTTGTTTCAATTTGGGAGAGAATATTTCGTTTTTCTTCCGCCATTCTAAATAACTCTTGTTCTGCTACTTCTTTTTTTGCAAATGCTGATTCTATTAATTTCTTTAAAAGTTCCCTTGTTCCCTCATAATCTTTTTTGGCAGATTGAAGCATCATCGATAACCATTCATGTTCGATAAAGTCATACATTTGCTCCTCTGCTTTTTTCATCCATTTCCCATATATATGATGCTTATAATAAAGACTAGATACAGGAAGAATTCTCGGAGAGCGAATTCCATATAATTGTAATTGTTCTTGTAAATACACCTGTACAGCTGCTTGCTCTTCCTCATCCTTCGCTAAATCTATTGCATTAATTACAAAAAATATTTTATCTTTTTCGAAGGCATCCTTTAATCTTCCAAGCTGCACAAGAAAAGCACGGTCAGCTTTGGAAAATGCGTGATTATAGTAGCTGACATAAAAAATACAATCTGCTTTTTTCATAAATTCAAAGCTTAATTCCGTATGTCTGCTGTTAATAGAGTCTCCGCCTGGCGTATCAACGAGCGTAATTCCTTTTCTAGTAATCATACAGTCAAAGTAAACATCAATCGATGCCACAAAACAAGAAGTCTCTTCCACTGCAACATAATTAGAAAGCTCTTCTAAATCAATATTAATTTCACTGCCCAAGTGATCTCGATGAACAGAATAGCCTTTTATAAAAGCTTGAAGATAGCGAAATTCATTTGCATATCTCTCAACTGGATTAGCAACCAGCTTTTTTATCAAATTTTGTGCGACTTCAATAGAGCTAGCTTCTTCCTTTACTAACTGTAAATAGTCATTTATCTCTGTAAGCATTTCAGACTCTGTTTTCCATTTAACAATCACCGTTTTGTGAGGATGTTCTTCATCAATTGGCAAAATTCGGTTTATAGTTGCCGTCGTTGGGTTCGGTGAAACTGGTAGAATCGGATAATCTAGTAAGGCATTGGCAAAAGAAGACTTCCCTGCACTAAAGGCACCAAATAAGCAAATAGTATAAGTACGATTTTCAATATTTGAGGCTTTGGCAAGTAAATTTTTAGCTATATGTGTAAATCCCTTTACCTTTTGAAGGTTACTACTTAAAAAACGTAACTGCCTTATTATTAGGTCTGTATCCAATTCATTTTTTACCTCTAGCTTTTGATTCTCAGCCATTTTTATTTTCTTTTCCGGTGATGTTGTTTTTATAGAAGAGAAGGATTGATATGTTATCTCTTCTTTATCTGAGTCTAGTAACACTCGCAAAATGCTCTCATCAACTGTTTGTGCTATAGTAAGCTGTTCGAGATTCTCTTTCCATTCTTGCCATTCGGTCTCTACCTCTTCTTTTTTTAGCTTAGTATTTGCATATTCTTGCCATTTTTTCTGCTCTGTAATAAGCGTTTCTTTTTCCTTATGTAATTGGTGTTGACGCTCTTCTTTCCATTGAGCAAAAAGCTGAGCGATTTCTTTTCTAAAAGACTGCTTTAAATCATTTTCAACTGTCTCACAATAAACTAGAACATAGTTTTCCGAAAGCTGTGCATCCTTATTTACTAACTCCTTTAATTTGTGAGCATCGAGAAGAGACGCAAGCCCTTTAATAATCGAAAAATACTCGGATTTACCCTGTTTCTCAAAAAACTGTGATAGCGGCGTTATCAATTGAATTTGGACTAGTTTTTCTAGCTCTTTGTAAAATGTTAAAAGTCTTTCCTCTCTTTCTTTTTGTGTTTTACTTTTACTGCCAAATAATCCAATTTTAAAATTTTTCTGTTCTGTTTCCAAATATGCTTTTGCTAATTCACGAAGATTGAAAGGCATAATATATGCATTTTTAATTATCGAATTCCATTCATTTTCTAAAGAGCCTACCATTTCACTTTCTTTATCATCTATTGTTCGAATTTCATTTTCGACTATACACAAGGTTGATTCTAAAGAACGATAGTCTTCCTCTGTTAAACCTGATAAGTGTTCCTCAAAAGGAGCGATTAGTTCAGCAGTCTTTGCTTCAATAAAAGAGATATGGTCTTTATAAAGTTTTTGAAAGGATTCATCCATTGAAATGGGAAGAATGGAATCTTTTTCATTCATTTTTTTTATAATAAACCTCTTTAAATCCTCTAATCCTTGATAAAAATAATTTGTTTCGATTAATGTAGTGAAAAATATTTTTTCTGGCTTAATACCATAAGATAAAAAGGAATCGGAAACACTTTGTTTAAAATCTTGAAACGAAATTTCCGCTTCTCGATGCTTATCCATTTGATTAACGACTAACACAAATTTTTTTCCAGAATCAACTAACTGTTTCGTAAAATCAAAATTTATTTCGGACTGCACATGATTATAATCAACGACATAAAAAATAATATCTGCAAGATGAATACTAGATTCTGTTGCTAATTGATGAGCTTGATCTGTACTATCTATCCCTGGAGTATCCATTAAAATAGTATTCTCTAAAAGCAACTCCGTGTCTAACTGAACTTCCAATTCTTTTATATCCTCAACTCTTTCTGTTGCCTGAAGTACTCCTTTTATATCAAGAACATCTGTATAAACATCTCCTTGATTAGAACGGTAGGAAACTTTTAACTGGTTTCTTCCTTTTTTCACACGGATAATATTGGCGGTTGTTGGAATGGGACTTGTTGGTAAAACCTGTGTACCAATAAGTTTATTAATCATGCTTGATTTTCCGGCAGAATAATGTCCACAAAAAGTCACTATAAATTCTTTTTTTGTTGCTTTCTTGATTAGTTGTTTCAACCTTTGTGCCGTTTGCTGATCACCATGTGCCAAAAAATATTGATAAAATGCTGTCCATTTATGTAAAATATCTGTATTCGTTGAAAGCATGATAGACTCCTTTTCATCCTGTATTTCTTTTATTTTAACTATTTTCCAAGTAACAATAAAGAAAAATTAACTGAAAATTGAAAGCGAAGACAAAAAATCACATGATTCTTATAAAGTGAAACTTCCGTCAGTGGGTTTTTCCTTCCTCCCCCACTGATGGTTAGTTGAACCAATCGGACAATTACGGATAGTAAGAGTGGAATAAAACGACAATAAAAAACTGCTTTTCCTTGTCAGCACTCCCACCTATTTTGGTGAGCTGTGTTGACAAGAAAAAACAGTATTTATCAAAAGTTTATGTATATCTATTGTTTAGGGTTTGTTGCCTTCGTTGTATTATTCAAGACATATTTCATAACAAATAAATAACCAATTACCGTTAAACCAATTGGAAAAGCTACCATTCGTTACACCTCTTTTCCTTAATGAGAATAATTTTCTATCTCATTTATATAGTATCATTAATGAAAATCATTTTCAATAAGAAAAAAGTTTCGATTATTTTTTCACATATGCATAGGCGAAAAGCTTATCCATCAACACCATTAGGAAAAATGTACCATGATTATCCTCCTAT
Proteins encoded:
- a CDS encoding dynamin family protein, which encodes MLSTNTDILHKWTAFYQYFLAHGDQQTAQRLKQLIKKATKKEFIVTFCGHYSAGKSSMINKLIGTQVLPTSPIPTTANIIRVKKGRNQLKVSYRSNQGDVYTDVLDIKGVLQATERVEDIKELEVQLDTELLLENTILMDTPGIDSTDQAHQLATESSIHLADIIFYVVDYNHVQSEINFDFTKQLVDSGKKFVLVVNQMDKHREAEISFQDFKQSVSDSFLSYGIKPEKIFFTTLIETNYFYQGLEDLKRFIIKKMNEKDSILPISMDESFQKLYKDHISFIEAKTAELIAPFEEHLSGLTEEDYRSLESTLCIVENEIRTIDDKESEMVGSLENEWNSIIKNAYIMPFNLRELAKAYLETEQKNFKIGLFGSKSKTQKEREERLLTFYKELEKLVQIQLITPLSQFFEKQGKSEYFSIIKGLASLLDAHKLKELVNKDAQLSENYVLVYCETVENDLKQSFRKEIAQLFAQWKEERQHQLHKEKETLITEQKKWQEYANTKLKKEEVETEWQEWKENLEQLTIAQTVDESILRVLLDSDKEEITYQSFSSIKTTSPEKKIKMAENQKLEVKNELDTDLIIRQLRFLSSNLQKVKGFTHIAKNLLAKASNIENRTYTICLFGAFSAGKSSFANALLDYPILPVSPNPTTATINRILPIDEEHPHKTVIVKWKTESEMLTEINDYLQLVKEEASSIEVAQNLIKKLVANPVERYANEFRYLQAFIKGYSVHRDHLGSEINIDLEELSNYVAVEETSCFVASIDVYFDCMITRKGITLVDTPGGDSINSRHTELSFEFMKKADCIFYVSYYNHAFSKADRAFLVQLGRLKDAFEKDKIFFVINAIDLAKDEEEQAAVQVYLQEQLQLYGIRSPRILPVSSLYYKHHIYGKWMKKAEEQMYDFIEHEWLSMMLQSAKKDYEGTRELLKKLIESAFAKKEVAEQELFRMAEEKRNILSQIETKSFQDILGKFKMEVEEQLFYLKQRVMFRLNELMKEAYHPSILRGDNKKREISLATASFLIQLNFEFEQELRAVNVRLDQLFFKQRKEGYEEVQQLVQSHNGEIRLQEEMEHELASSLTYHAPFKELDNALNKIGIKYYKNPKSFFENNERKNMGVELEQLVDEHGNSFIKEQIHFFFTFYKELFEQHIDKLLNDVNEQVAEYYDGKTALLTEHENIEKLEWILKESTQIDSQQTNK